GAGCACGGCGTGCTGGTGGTCGCCGGAATGTTCACCCCGGACGGGGAGCGGGTGCGCAACACCCTGCTGATCACCGGGCGGGGTGCGCACCGCGGCTACGACAAGATCCACCTGTACGACGCATTCGGCTTCCGCGAGTCGGACACGGTGGCGGGTGGCTCGGAGCCGGTCACCCTCGAGCTGGACGGGGTCACGCTCGGCTTCGCCACCTGCTACGACGTGCGCTTCCCCGAGCTGTTCCAGGCACTGGCCGAGTCCGGTGCCGCGGCGGTGGTCCTGCCGGCCTCCTGGGGAGCAGGGACGGGCAAGCGGGAGCAGTGGGAGCTGCTGGTGCGGGCCCGCGCGCTGGACTCCGGCACCTGGGTACTCGGCTGCGGGCAGGCCGACCCTGCGGTCACCGGGATCCAGGTCAACCCGAAGGCGCCGACCGGGATCGGCTACTCCACCGTTGCCGACCCGTTCGGCGGCATCCACACGCAGCTGGGCGCGGGCGCGGGCCAGCTGGTCGCCGAGGTGGACCCGGAGCTGGCCGCGAAGTCGCGCACCGCCACCGCGGTGCTGGCCAACCGGCGGCTGACCCGCAACAGCTAGGAGCTGTTCAAGAGGGGGTTGACCGAGGTGATGCGGGGGCGCGTGTCCCGGCCGCAGACCTCGCGAACCCGGCTGCGGGCCGCTGGCCCACCCAGCGCACCAGCCCGTGACCAGAGCACGGCCCGTAGCCGGGTTCGAGACCGCGCGCCTTCTTCAACACAGCTAGTGCACCGGCGGCTGGGCCGCGATCCCCTCCTCGATCGCCAGCCTGGTCAGCTCCGGCCTGCGCCGCCTGCCGGTCTTGTCCCTGATCCGGTCCAGGTAGGAGCGGACGGTGCGCACGCTGATCGCCATGGCCTCCGCGATGTCCTGGTCCCGCTCCCCCGCGGCGAGCAGGGAAAGCACCTGCCGCTCCCGTTCGGACAGCACCAGCTGCTGACCGCCCCCGCGCTCCCGGGCCGAGCTGAGCACGAACGAGGCCAGCATGGGCGAGACATAGGAGTTACCGGAGGCGATCTGCCGGACGGCGCCGAGGATCTCCTCGCCGTCGGAGTCCTTGGATAGGTATCCGCGGGCACCGGCGGTGACCGCGGCCAGCACCTCCTCCTTGCCTGCGTGCGCGGAGACCACGAGCACCCGGTGTCCCATGCCCGCCACCTCCATCACGGCGGCGCTGTCGGCGACCCCGCGCAGCTTGAGGTCCAGCACCACCACGCCCCCCGGCGGTTGTCTGCGCATGGCGAACTCGCCGACCGACTCGGCTACGACCCCCAGCTCGATGTCGGCCGCCTCCTCGAGCACGCGCGCCACGGCCTGCCGGTACAGCGGATGATCTTCGATCACACCGACCCGGATACGGGCCGGAACAGCGGTTGTCGTCTCCGTCACTCCGCTATCGTCCCTGCCCGGCGCGGCTTTTTCCATTCCCCATGTTGGGTTCTGCGCCGTTCGGCGACACTACATACGCCAATCGGACGTGTGCTGTCCGCAAGGTAGATCCATCCCGAGATCCACCGCGGGTGCCGAGTGCGTGAGGGCGCCGACGGCAAGGTAGTCGACCCCCGTCCGCGCGTAGCCCGCCGCGTTCTCCAGGCGGAGGCCGCCGGAGGCTTCCAGCCGGGTGCCGGGCGCCACCCGATCCCGGTGACGCACCGCGCGGGCACAGTCCTCCGGCGTGAAGTTGTCCAGCAGCACCTCGTCCGCACCCGCGGCCAGCGCCTCGGCAAGCTGGTCGAGATCGTCCACCTCGACCTCGCAGGCCAGGCCCGGCGCCCGCTCCCTTGCCTGGCGCAGCGCGGCGGTAACCGAACCGGCCGCGACCACGTGGTTGTCCTTGATCAGCACCGCGTCACCGAGCCCGAACCGGTGGTTCACCCCGCCCCCGCAGCGCACCGCGTACTTCTGCGCCAGCCGCAGCCCTGGCAGGGTCTTGCGGGAGTCCCGGATCGCGCAGCCGGTACCCGCCACGGCGGACACCCAGGCCGCGGTGGCGGTGGCGATCCCGGAGAGGTGGCACAGCAGGTTCAGCGCGGTGCGCTCGGCGGTCAGCAGGCCACGGATCTCACCACGCAGCACCAGCGCGGGTTCCCCTGCCACCAGCTTCGCCCCGTCCGTGCGCTGGTCCAGCACCTGGTAGCGGGGTCCGAGCACGGTCTCGAACACCGCCAGCGCCAGCGGGATCCCGGCGAGCACCCCGGGCTCGCGCGGGGTCAGCTCGGCCGTGGCCACCGCACCGGCCGGCACCGTGGCCTCGGTGGTCGCGTCCGGGCCGTAGCGCAGGTCCTCGGCCAGCGCCAGTTCCACGATGCGGCGCACCTCCGCGGGCTCGAGCTGCCGGAGCTCCTCGTTCATGCGCAGGCCACCCGCTTCGCCGGGATCGGGTCGGCGAGCACCGGCTGCCCGGAGGGGCTCAGCCGGATCAGCTGGCTGCGCCGCCAGGAGCCGTCGTCCCGCTCGGCGAAGTCGGTGCGCACGTGGCAACCGCGGGACTCGGTGCGCCGGGCCGCCGCGGCCACCAGTGCCCCGGCGATCAGCGTGAGCGCGGCGTCCTCGACCACCTCCGGTGTCCACATCGGACTGTCCTGGGCGGAGAGGTCGAGCACCGACCCGACCACGGCCAGCCCGTCGGCGTCCCTGCCGATGGCCGCGTACCGGCTCATCACCCGCTGCAGCCGGTCCCGCTGCGCCACCGGGGCCACCTCGCTCGCCGGTGGCCGCCCGTGCCGGGGGTCCGGCAACAGCCCGGCTGCCAGGTCCGCCGCCACCGCCGCCGCGGCGCGCTCACCCAGCACCAGGCCCTCGAGCAGGCTGTTGGAGGCCAGCCGGTTGGCGCCGTGCAGCCCGGTCCTCGCCACCTCACCGGCCGCGTAGAGCCCGCACACATCGGTGCGGCCGTCGGTTCCGGTGACCACGCCGCCGCAGGCGAAATGCGCGGCGGGGGTCACCGGGATGGGCTCGGTCACCGGGTCCACCCCGGCGGCGAGGCAGGCCGCATGCACGGTGGGGAACCGGTCCGCGAACCGGGGGATCCCGGTGGCGTCGAGGAACACGTGGTCGTCGACACCGCCCGGCGCCTGTGCCATCCGCCTGGTGACGGCCGCGGACACCACATCCCGCGGGGCCAGGTCGCCGAGCGGGTGCACCCCGTGCATCACCGGGCGGCCCGCCCCGTCCACCAGCACCGCGCCCTCCCCGCGCACCGCCTCGGTGACCAGGGGGCAGCGGCCCCGCGCGCCGGGGGTGTAGAGCACGGTCGGGTGGAACTGCACGAACTCGACATCGGCGGCGAGCGCCCCGGCCCGCAGCGCCAGCGCAAGGCCGTCACCGGTGGCCACCTCGGGGTTGGAGGTGGCCTGGTAGAGCTGGCCGAGACCGCCGGTGGCGAGCAGCAGCGCCGGGGCACGCAGCACACCGGGCACCCCGGCCGGGTCCAGCACGGTGACCCCGGCGACCTCGCCGAGCGGGGTGCGCAGGGCGTCCACCGCGATATGCCCCTCCAGCACCGGCACCCGCGTGCCAGCGGCCGTGGCGACCAGGGCGCGTTCCACCTCGGCTCCGGTGGCGTCCCCGCCCGCGTGGATCACCCGGAAGGCGGTGTGCCCGCCCTCCCTGGTCCTGGCCAGGCCGGAACCCTCGGCCGAGGGGTCGAACCGGGCTCCCCTGGCCCGCAGCCGGGCGACCGCGGCGGGTCCCTGCTCCAGGATGGCGCGCACGGCGGCCGGTTCGCTCAGCCCGCCGCCGGCGGCCAGCGTGTCGGCGGCATGCCGGGCGACCGAGTCGCCCTCCTCGTGCTCCCCGTCCAGCACGACGGCCACCCCGCCCTGGGCAAGCCGGGTGCTGCCGTCCCCGATTTCGGCCTTGGTCACCACCAGCACGCGCAGACCGAGTTCGCGGGCACGCAGCGCGGCGGTCAGCCCGGCGACCCCGCTGCCGAGGACGATCAGGTCGGCCCGCGCCTCCCAGCGGGGAGTTTTCGACTCTGAGATGTTAACCGACATCACTCGCCGCCACCGGGAGTGCCGATCTCGATCATCCGGCGTACCGAGGCCCGTGCGCGCTCCGCGGTGACCTCGTCCACATGCACCTCGTCGGCGCCCGCGCGCAGCGAGCGCAACAGCGCGGCCGGAGTGATCATCTTCATGTAGCGGCAGGACGCACGGTCGTTCACCGCCCGGAAGTCGATCTCCGGCGCGGCCTTGCGCAGCTGGTGCAGCATGCCGATCTCGGTGGCAACCAGTACCGAGCGGGCCTCGGTGTCCCGCGCGGCGCGCACCATGTCGCCAGTGGACAGGATCCGGACCTTGTCCTGCGGGACCGCGCCCTCCCCTGCGAGGTAGAGCGCCGAGGTGGCGCAGCCGCACTCCGGGTGGATGAACAGGTCGGCGTCCGGATCGGCCGCGGCGCGCTCGGCGAGCTCGGGCCCGTTGATCCCGGCGTGCACATGGCACTCACCGGCCCAGATGTGCAGGTTCTCCCTGCCGGTCTCGCGCTTGACGTGCGCACCGAGGAACTGGTCCGGGCAGAACAGCACCTCCTTCTCGGCCGGGATGGACGCCACCACGTCCACCGCGTTGGATGAGGTGCAGCAGATGTCGGTCTCCGCCTTCACCTCGGCCGTGGTGTTCACATAGGAGACCACCACCGCACCGGGGTGCTCGGCCTTCCACTCGCGCAGCTGGGCGCCGGTGATCGAGTCGGCGAGCGAGCAACCGGCCCGCGCGTCCGGGATGAGCACGGTCTTGTCCGGGGAGAGGATCTTGGCGGTCTCCGCCATGAAGTGCACCCCGCAGAACACGATCGTGGAGGCGTCGCTGGCCGCGGCGATCCGGCTGAGCGCGAGCGAGTCTCCGGTGTGGTCGGCGATCTCCTGGATCTCCGGCAGCTGGTAGTTGTGCGCGAGCAGCACCGCGTTGCGTTCCTCGGCGAGCCTGCGCACCTCGTCCGCCCACGCCGCGTCCGGTTCGACCCCGCCCATCGGGGTGAGCTCGTCGGACTCCAGAGTCATGGTGTCGGCCATCGGGACCTCCTAGACTGCGTCCCGGTTTTCGTCTTACAATCGAAAACCGTGCGTAGCCATATTAACAGCAGTGCCCCCCTGGCACACGAGGTTCTGGCCGCGGTGCTTCAGGTGCGTTCCGCCACACTGCGGGTGCTGCTGTGGCGGCGCGCCCTCGATCCGCATATCGGCCGCTGGTCGCTGCCGGGTGGCAGGCTGCGCCCTGACGAGGACGTGGAGACCTCCATCCGGCGGCAGCTGGCCGAGAAGGTGGACGTCAAGCAGCTCACCCATGTGGAGCAGCTGGCCGTGTTCAGCGCGCCGGACCGGGTGCCGGGACCCAGGGTGGTGGCCACCGCATTCCTGGGGTTGGTTCCCGCAGGGGTCGATCCGGAGGTACCGGAGGACACGGAGTGGCACCCGGTGGACACCCTGCCGCGCACGGCCTTCGACCACGAGGCGATCGTGCTGCGCGCGCGGGAACGGCTGCGCGCGAAGCTGAGCTACACCAACCTCGGTTTCGCGCTGGCACCGGCGGAGTTCACCATCTCCTCGCTGCGCGAGCTGTACTCGGCCGCGCTCGGCTACCGGGTGTCGGCCACCAACCTGCAGCGGGTGCTCTCCCGCCGCGGGCTGCTGTCCCCGACCGGCGGCACGGCGCCTTCCGGCAAGGCGGGAGGCAGGCCGGCGGCACTGTTCACCTTCACCGGCGAGGGGATGCAGGTGACCGATCCGTTTGCGGTGTTCCGGCCGCCGGAGAAGCAGACCGGACGCGGTCGTCGGTCAGCACGCCGCCCTACCTCGTCGTAACGTTGGGGGCGTGGCCGATACAGCACCGGAAGGGGACCAGCGGCAGACCCTGCCGTTGTTCCCGCTGCAGACGGTGCTGTTACCCAGCGCGCACCTGCCGCTGCACATCTTCGAGCCGCGCTACCGCCAGCTCACCGCGGACCTGATCACCGGCACGGTGCCGGACAAGCGGCTCGGGATCGTCGCGATCCGGATGCCAGCTACGCACGAGGTGGAGACGACCGGGCAGGTGTTCGGGGTCGGCTGCGCGGCGGAACTGCGCGAGGCCAAGCGGCTGCCCGACGGCCGGTTCGACATCGTGACCACCGGGCGGCGCCGGTTCCGGCTGCTGGACATCCGCACCGACGCCGCGCCCTACCTGGTCGGTTCGATCGAGTGGCTGGACGACGATCCGGTGCCGCGCGGGGCGGACGCGGCGATCACGCAGCTGAGCGCGGCGGCCAGGGCGGCGCACCGGCGATACTGCGAGGCCGCATGGGACCGTGCGGACTGGAGCGCGCCGCCGGAGGACGTCGACCTCGCCGACCTGGCCTACCTGCTCGCCGGGGACTGCCTGCTGCCGCTGACCGACCGGCAGAAGCTCCTCGAAGAGGCCCAGCCGTTGCGCAGGCTGCAACTGGTCTGCCGCCTGCTGACCAGGGAGGCCGGCTTCCTCTCCGCCCTGCGCGCCATACCCGCCCCGCCCGCCGAGCTCACCGGCCTCAGCACCCCCACCAACCTCAACTGACCCCGGTGTGTTTGCCCGCCACGCGCACGTGTTTGCCGTTCCCGCGCGGACCCCTTACGGGAACGGCAAACTCGCGTACGTGGGGAGCAAACTCGCGTACGCAGACGGCAAACACGCGGACGTGGGCGGCAAACACGCGGACGTGGGCGGCAAACACGCCGGGTGAGCTGGGCTCAGTCCTCGCTACGGGAACCGAACTTGTTCCACACCTTGCCCGCGGCATCGGAGACGGCCTCGCCCACTCCGGCGAACACCTTGGCCAGCGGGTCGGTGGAGGCGACAAAGGAGTCCCGGTAGGACTTCGCCGCCGACTTCACGTCCTCGGACCAGGTGGCTCCCGGTGGGTCGGTGTCCCGCCGGGGGTAGTCCCCGGCCAGGATCGCCCGGTACTCCTCGGATGCGGCCCACTTCTGCAACTGCGAGGCCCGGACGACGGCCAGCGGGTGCGAGGTCAGCTCGACGTTACGCAGCTTCAGCAGGCTGTCCCTGATGTCCTCCACCGACTCGTACTCGCTGGCCTGCTGCAGGAAGGAAGGGATGTCCACCTGCGCGGGGTCGATCCCGCCTGCCAGCAGGATATGCGTGCGCAGCGCGGCCGCGGGGTCCTGGCCGCACAGCAGCCCGGCCCGGTCACAGGACAGCTCGGCCTTGCGGTACCACTCGTGCAAGGCGGCGATGACCGCGCGCAGCCCGAGCGCACTGATCGGGGTCCAGGACATGCTGAGCTGCAGGCTGAGCAACCGGTGCAGCATGGTGGTGTAGACCGCGTGCCCGGACAGCACGTGCCCCATCTGCTGGCCGATAGCGAAGCGCAGCCCCTCGACGTCCAGTGCCTCGACCATCCCGGTGGTCGCCAGGATGAACGGCTCGTCCATCCCGAGTGTGGTCATCGTGCTGCGCGGGTCCCGCGTCACGAACAGGTTCGGCACCCGCTCGATGTCCAGCGTCTCGGCACAGTCGTGCCGCAGCCGGTCCAGTTCGGGATATTGGCTCGGCCCCACCCGGATGGCGGAACCCAGTGCCATCAGTCGCTCGCCGCGTTCGTTGAAGAACCCGGACAGCGTCTTCAGCACCTCGGCAAAACCGGGAACCATGCGCAAGGTGGCCAGCGCACCCCGGTCGACCGGATGTTCGTAGGCCCGCGGGCTGATCCCGGGGAACCGTACCCTCGTCGTGGTCTGCTCTATGTGGCTTTCGCTGTCGTCTTCCGGCACCCTGCCACCATAGCTAACCCAGCCTGCGTCCGAGGTCGTCCTGCCCATTCCAGGCGGCGAGCAGGCCGTAGACCAGCGCGACCGCCATCGGCTGCGCGAGCAGTACCCATACCGACTCCAGCACCGGCGCCTGCTCCACCACGTCCCCGATCTGTGGTGCCTCGGTGACCGTGTACAGGCCCTGGGCGAAGGAAGGGCCCATCCGGGTGCCGAGCCAGCCCGCCAGCACCGAGCCGGCCACCGCGGCGAGCAGCATCACCGGGCCACGGCGCTCGCGCAGCAGCCAGACCACCACCCCGGTCACGATGCCCGCGGCGAGGCCGAGCAGCGCGTACAGCACCAGGTCGTCGAACCGGTGCCAGCTCTCCAGCTGCAGCGGGATCCGCCGGTCGCTGGAGACCACCCGCTCGCGTTGCGGTGGCGCCAGCCGGGACCAGATCCAGCCCAGCGGAATGCCGAGCAACCCGACCATGGACAACACCATGATGCCCGGCAGCAGGTCGGCCTTGACCTTGACCTTGGGCGGTTCCCGCCGGACGAGTGGGAAGGATCCAGCCGGCTCGCCCGGCTCCCGGCGTTCGTCGACCGACGACCCTGTCACCGTGCGGACCTCCTGCGCGCGACTCGCCCCATCCAAGGGAGACTAGCTGGTCGCCTCCAGGGAATCCGAAGAGGATGACTCACCGTGTCGGCTGCATCGCGCCGTCCAACCGCCCGGGGTCACCTGCACGATCATCCGGCGGGCGCACTCGCGGCAGAACCGGGGCGGGTCCACCAGCGCCAGCCGCTGCCGGCAGGACCCGTGGTCCGCCTCATCCTCGGGGACTCCGCACCAGGTACAGAACATCGTCACAAGGTCTCGTTCAGGGCCTTGATCGGCATCTGCAGGTCACCGAGCATGTCCAGGTCCCGCTGTGCCGGCCTGCCGAGGTTGGTGAGGTAGTTGCCGACGATGATCGCGTTGATGCCGCCGAGCATGCCCTGCTCGGCGCCGAGGTCACCGAGCGTCAGCTCCCGGCCGCCCGCGAACCGCAGGATCGTCCTCGGCAGCGCCAGCCGGAACGCGGCGATGGTGCGCAGCGCCTCCTTGCCCTCCACCACCGGGTAGTCCTCGTAGGGCGTGCCCGGGTTGGGGATCAGGAAGTTCATCGGCACCTCGTGCGGCTCCAGCGACGCGAGCTGGGCGGCGAACTCCGCGCGCTGCTCCAGCGTCTCGCCCATACCGATGATGCCGCCGCAGCACACCTCCATCCCGGCCTCGGCGACCATCCGCAGGGTCTCCCAGCGTTCCTCCCAGGTATGCGTGGTCACCACCTGGGGGAAGTGCGAACGGGCGGTCTCCAGGTTGTGGTTGTAGCGGTGCACCCCCATCTCGACCAGCTCGTCCACCTGCTCCTGGGTGAGCATGCCGAGCGAGCAGGCGATCTGGATGTCGTTGCCGTCCTCGCGGATGGCCCGGATGCCGTCCCGCACCTGGGACATCAGCCGCTTGTCCGGCCCGCGCACGGCAGCCACGATGCAGAACTCGGTGGCGCCGGTGGCCTTGGTCTGCCGTGCCGCGGTGACCAGGCCGGGGATGTCCAGCCAGGCGGCCCGCACCGGGGTCGGGAACAGGCCGGACTGCGAGCAGAAATGGCAGTCCTCGGGGCAGCCCCCGGTCTTCAGGCTGATGATGCCCTCGACCTCGACCTCCGGCCCGCACCAGCGCATCCGCACCTCGTGCGCCAGTTCCAGCAGCTCGGGCAGTCGCCCCTCCTCGATCCGCAGCACCCGCAGGAGCTGCTGCTCGGAAAGGGCCTCTCCACGGCCGAGCACCTGCTCGCGGGCCACCGCGAGGATGTCGGCCCCGGGAGCGTCCGGGCTCGCCTGTTCCGGTGCTGCGGTCACGAGAACTCCTCTTCGAGATGGTTGTCTACCGGCTCGTGGCTGACGGTTGAGTGTGCCCGACGGGTGCCGCGGCACACAGCGACCGGGATCACGTCGGCGCGGCCGTACCCGCCGCGAAGCGCTCCGGGTCGAATCGCCCGCCGAACCACGGGGACAGCCCGCGCCGGGCCTCCTCGAGGAACTCCGCCCTGGTGGCGCGGCCAAGCCCGGCGGGAAGCGCGCCGAGCAGCGGGGCACCAGCCGCCACCGGCAGATCGGTGACGTTCGACCTGGCCGCGAGGTCCGGCTCCGGTGGCCAGGACCCGAGCACCACCCCGCCAACGTGCAGGCCGCGGCGGGTGGCGACCTCGGCGGTCAGCGCCGTGGCGTTCAACGTGCCGAGCCCGGCCTCGGCCACCACCAGCACCAGCGCGCCGAGCGACCAGGCGACGTCGGCGAGGGTTCCACCGTCCGGGTCGAACCGCACCAGCAGCCCGCCCGCGCCCTCGACCAGCACCAGGTCGTGCTCGGCATGCAGCTCGGTGGCGGCCTGAGCGGCCTCCGCCGGGGTCACCGGCGGCAGGCCGGCGCGCCGCGCCGCCGCCTCAGGGGACAGCGGATCGGGGTACCGGCGCAGCTCGCGGGTCGGCAGCTCACCCGCGAGCCTGCGGACCTCGGCGAGGTCCCCCGGCTCGTCCGGGGCCACCCCGGTCTGCGCCGGCTTCAGTACGGCCACCCGCTCGCCGCGATGCGCGGCGAGCGCGGCGATGGCCGCGGTAACCACCGTTTTTCCGACGCCGGTTCCTGTTCCGGCGACCACCAGCACGCTCACGGCTGCACAGTAGTACCACCGGCCACCGCCGCC
The sequence above is drawn from the Amycolatopsis aidingensis genome and encodes:
- a CDS encoding carbon-nitrogen hydrolase family protein, giving the protein MLRIGLCQLTSSDDPADNLELIRVEVAKAAGEGAEVVVFPEAMMARFGVPLAPLAQPLDGPWASAVAEIAREHGVLVVAGMFTPDGERVRNTLLITGRGAHRGYDKIHLYDAFGFRESDTVAGGSEPVTLELDGVTLGFATCYDVRFPELFQALAESGAAAVVLPASWGAGTGKREQWELLVRARALDSGTWVLGCGQADPAVTGIQVNPKAPTGIGYSTVADPFGGIHTQLGAGAGQLVAEVDPELAAKSRTATAVLANRRLTRNS
- a CDS encoding LuxR C-terminal-related transcriptional regulator; this encodes MTETTTAVPARIRVGVIEDHPLYRQAVARVLEEAADIELGVVAESVGEFAMRRQPPGGVVVLDLKLRGVADSAAVMEVAGMGHRVLVVSAHAGKEEVLAAVTAGARGYLSKDSDGEEILGAVRQIASGNSYVSPMLASFVLSSARERGGGQQLVLSERERQVLSLLAAGERDQDIAEAMAISVRTVRSYLDRIRDKTGRRRRPELTRLAIEEGIAAQPPVH
- the nadC gene encoding carboxylating nicotinate-nucleotide diphosphorylase codes for the protein MNEELRQLEPAEVRRIVELALAEDLRYGPDATTEATVPAGAVATAELTPREPGVLAGIPLALAVFETVLGPRYQVLDQRTDGAKLVAGEPALVLRGEIRGLLTAERTALNLLCHLSGIATATAAWVSAVAGTGCAIRDSRKTLPGLRLAQKYAVRCGGGVNHRFGLGDAVLIKDNHVVAAGSVTAALRQARERAPGLACEVEVDDLDQLAEALAAGADEVLLDNFTPEDCARAVRHRDRVAPGTRLEASGGLRLENAAGYARTGVDYLAVGALTHSAPAVDLGMDLPCGQHTSDWRM
- a CDS encoding L-aspartate oxidase, with the translated sequence MSVNISESKTPRWEARADLIVLGSGVAGLTAALRARELGLRVLVVTKAEIGDGSTRLAQGGVAVVLDGEHEEGDSVARHAADTLAAGGGLSEPAAVRAILEQGPAAVARLRARGARFDPSAEGSGLARTREGGHTAFRVIHAGGDATGAEVERALVATAAGTRVPVLEGHIAVDALRTPLGEVAGVTVLDPAGVPGVLRAPALLLATGGLGQLYQATSNPEVATGDGLALALRAGALAADVEFVQFHPTVLYTPGARGRCPLVTEAVRGEGAVLVDGAGRPVMHGVHPLGDLAPRDVVSAAVTRRMAQAPGGVDDHVFLDATGIPRFADRFPTVHAACLAAGVDPVTEPIPVTPAAHFACGGVVTGTDGRTDVCGLYAAGEVARTGLHGANRLASNSLLEGLVLGERAAAAVAADLAAGLLPDPRHGRPPASEVAPVAQRDRLQRVMSRYAAIGRDADGLAVVGSVLDLSAQDSPMWTPEVVEDAALTLIAGALVAAAARRTESRGCHVRTDFAERDDGSWRRSQLIRLSPSGQPVLADPIPAKRVACA
- the nadA gene encoding quinolinate synthase NadA, with amino-acid sequence MTLESDELTPMGGVEPDAAWADEVRRLAEERNAVLLAHNYQLPEIQEIADHTGDSLALSRIAAASDASTIVFCGVHFMAETAKILSPDKTVLIPDARAGCSLADSITGAQLREWKAEHPGAVVVSYVNTTAEVKAETDICCTSSNAVDVVASIPAEKEVLFCPDQFLGAHVKRETGRENLHIWAGECHVHAGINGPELAERAAADPDADLFIHPECGCATSALYLAGEGAVPQDKVRILSTGDMVRAARDTEARSVLVATEIGMLHQLRKAAPEIDFRAVNDRASCRYMKMITPAALLRSLRAGADEVHVDEVTAERARASVRRMIEIGTPGGGE
- a CDS encoding NUDIX hydrolase — translated: MAHEVLAAVLQVRSATLRVLLWRRALDPHIGRWSLPGGRLRPDEDVETSIRRQLAEKVDVKQLTHVEQLAVFSAPDRVPGPRVVATAFLGLVPAGVDPEVPEDTEWHPVDTLPRTAFDHEAIVLRARERLRAKLSYTNLGFALAPAEFTISSLRELYSAALGYRVSATNLQRVLSRRGLLSPTGGTAPSGKAGGRPAALFTFTGEGMQVTDPFAVFRPPEKQTGRGRRSARRPTSS
- a CDS encoding LON peptidase substrate-binding domain-containing protein, translated to MADTAPEGDQRQTLPLFPLQTVLLPSAHLPLHIFEPRYRQLTADLITGTVPDKRLGIVAIRMPATHEVETTGQVFGVGCAAELREAKRLPDGRFDIVTTGRRRFRLLDIRTDAAPYLVGSIEWLDDDPVPRGADAAITQLSAAARAAHRRYCEAAWDRADWSAPPEDVDLADLAYLLAGDCLLPLTDRQKLLEEAQPLRRLQLVCRLLTREAGFLSALRAIPAPPAELTGLSTPTNLN
- a CDS encoding M48 family metallopeptidase — translated: MPEDDSESHIEQTTTRVRFPGISPRAYEHPVDRGALATLRMVPGFAEVLKTLSGFFNERGERLMALGSAIRVGPSQYPELDRLRHDCAETLDIERVPNLFVTRDPRSTMTTLGMDEPFILATTGMVEALDVEGLRFAIGQQMGHVLSGHAVYTTMLHRLLSLQLSMSWTPISALGLRAVIAALHEWYRKAELSCDRAGLLCGQDPAAALRTHILLAGGIDPAQVDIPSFLQQASEYESVEDIRDSLLKLRNVELTSHPLAVVRASQLQKWAASEEYRAILAGDYPRRDTDPPGATWSEDVKSAAKSYRDSFVASTDPLAKVFAGVGEAVSDAAGKVWNKFGSRSED
- a CDS encoding DUF2567 domain-containing protein, which translates into the protein MVLSMVGLLGIPLGWIWSRLAPPQRERVVSSDRRIPLQLESWHRFDDLVLYALLGLAAGIVTGVVVWLLRERRGPVMLLAAVAGSVLAGWLGTRMGPSFAQGLYTVTEAPQIGDVVEQAPVLESVWVLLAQPMAVALVYGLLAAWNGQDDLGRRLG
- the bsaP gene encoding biotin synthase auxiliary protein BsaP, with protein sequence MFCTWCGVPEDEADHGSCRQRLALVDPPRFCRECARRMIVQVTPGGWTARCSRHGESSSSDSLEATS
- the bioB gene encoding biotin synthase BioB, translated to MTAAPEQASPDAPGADILAVAREQVLGRGEALSEQQLLRVLRIEEGRLPELLELAHEVRMRWCGPEVEVEGIISLKTGGCPEDCHFCSQSGLFPTPVRAAWLDIPGLVTAARQTKATGATEFCIVAAVRGPDKRLMSQVRDGIRAIREDGNDIQIACSLGMLTQEQVDELVEMGVHRYNHNLETARSHFPQVVTTHTWEERWETLRMVAEAGMEVCCGGIIGMGETLEQRAEFAAQLASLEPHEVPMNFLIPNPGTPYEDYPVVEGKEALRTIAAFRLALPRTILRFAGGRELTLGDLGAEQGMLGGINAIIVGNYLTNLGRPAQRDLDMLGDLQMPIKALNETL
- the bioD gene encoding dethiobiotin synthase, with amino-acid sequence MSVLVVAGTGTGVGKTVVTAAIAALAAHRGERVAVLKPAQTGVAPDEPGDLAEVRRLAGELPTRELRRYPDPLSPEAAARRAGLPPVTPAEAAQAATELHAEHDLVLVEGAGGLLVRFDPDGGTLADVAWSLGALVLVVAEAGLGTLNATALTAEVATRRGLHVGGVVLGSWPPEPDLAARSNVTDLPVAAGAPLLGALPAGLGRATRAEFLEEARRGLSPWFGGRFDPERFAAGTAAPT